From a region of the Dictyostelium discoideum AX4 chromosome 2 chromosome, whole genome shotgun sequence genome:
- a CDS encoding hypothetical protein (Similar to Dictyostelium discoideum (Slime mold). CIGB protein), producing MKESEDIIINNQNRCTLHPNKNLEFLCLDCKFMPCCSLCTSRKGEHHGHKTDSLESSASNIHSLINEFKDNIYPKLIERKENDQILLKESNETFKEIQSQNDNNNNLLKNEFKKIHNILSFVELDIEKQLSTNLNQNILINTIITSSIDNDNKIISTILNNNNNSIIDKLNYFTQINNQQDNDDNDNYYQIDTDTIELIKQYQNSLLILNNSNNINNLTKLKEYNNQILKFDNQTINNIKNSFKSIYSFGDIPNDAIDYNINNNNNNNNNNNNNNNNNNNNNNNNNNNNNNNNELNNSNNKNEFIKKSDESSFLTDDFESLAFKDNCNILSKLKKLPNNVLLLSGFNQKLTKGIIPEGVKELYIGDIKQDLIIDSIPNTVTTVNLLYGFNQKLTKGIIPKGVKELRLCNIKQELIIDSIPNTVTTVTFFEGFNQKLTKGIISEGVKVLRLGDIKQELIIDSIPNTVTIVALCNGFNQKLTKGIIPEGVNELRLCNIKQELIIDSIPNTVTTVALCNGFNEKLTKGIIPECVNELRLYNIKQELIIDSIPNTVTTVRLCGGFNQKLTKGIIPESVKELHIGIIPEWVKELHIGDIKQELIIDSIPNTLNNVYIYKSCKKLIDSFVPVKVKIVNI from the exons ATGAAAGAAAGTGaagatataattataaataatcaaaataggTGTACACTTcatccaaataaaaatttagaatttttatGTTTGGATTGTAAATTTATGCCATGTTGCAGTCTTTGTACGTCTCGTAAAGGTGAACATCATGGTCATAAAACTGATTCATTAGAATCATCAGCATCAAATATtcattcattaattaatgaatttaaagataatatctatccaaaattaattgaaagaaaagaaaatgatcaaatattattaaaagaatcaaatgaaactttcaaagaaattcaatcacaaaatgataataataataatttattgaaaaatgaatttaaaaaaattcacaATATACtttcatttgttgaattGGATATCGAAAAACAACTATCAACAAacttaaatcaaaatatattGATAAATACAATTATAACTTCTTCAATCgacaatgataataaaatcatttcaacaattttaaataataataataattcaattattgataaattaaattattttacacaaattaataatcaacaagATAATGACGACAATGATAATTACTATCAAATTGATACAGATactattgaattaattaaacaatatcaaaactcattattaatattaaataatagcaataatatcaataatttaacaaaactaaaagaatataataatcaaatctTAAAATTCGATAatcaaacaattaataatattaaaaatagttttaaatcGATATACTCTTTTGGTGATATTCCTAATGATGCTATAGATtataacattaataataataataataataataataataataataataataataataataataataataataataataataataataataataataataataataatgagtTAAATAactcaaataataaaaatgaattcattAAAA AGAGTGATGAATCATCCTTTTTGActgatgattttgaaagtTTAGCATTCAAAGACAATTGTAACATTTTATCAAAACTAAAGAAATTACCAAACAACGTTTTGCTTCTAAgtggattcaatcaaaaattaactaAAGGTATAATACCAGAAGGTGTTAAAGAGTTGTATATAGGAGATATAAAacaagatttaataattgattcaattcctaatactgtaacaactgttaatttattatatggattcaatcaaaaattaaccaaaGGCATAATACCAAAAGGTGTTAAAGAGTTACGTTTATGTAATataaaacaagaattaattattgattcaattcctaatactgtAACAACTGTTACTTTTTTTGAaggattcaatcaaaaattaaccaaaGGTATAATATCAGAAGGGGTTAAAGTGTTGCGTTTGGGTGATataaaacaagaattaataatcgattcaattcctaatactgtAACAATTGTTGCTTTATGTaatggattcaatcaaaaattaaccaaaGGTATAATACCAGAAGGTGTTAATGAGTTACGTTTATGTAATataaaacaagaattaattattgattcaattcctaatactgtAACAACTGTTGCTTTATGTAATGGAttcaatgaaaaattaaccaAAGGTATAATACCAGAATGTGTTAATGAGTTAcgtttatataatataaaacaagaattaattattgattcaattcctaatactgtAACAACTGTTAGGTTATGTGgtggattcaatcaaaaattaaccaaaGGTATAATACCAGAAAGTGTTAAAGAGTTACATATAG GTATAATACCAGAATGGGTTAAAGAGTTACATATAGGTGATataaaacaagaattaattattgattcaattcctaatacattaaataatgtctatatttataaaagttgtaaaaaattaattgattctttcGTCCCTGTAAAAGTCAAAATAgtaaacatttaa
- a CDS encoding hypothetical protein (Similar to Dictyostelium discoideum (Slime mold). diacylglycerol kinase protein DgkA) gives MNNEKYNYSLGIHIYNEKKSKRRWFGLKQKVALKEAVGCMLMSSLVLFVKLGSVDVSLLVLVPVIYVMLAFNISSLAALISGSVLVWAISISSLYIYILQLILDKSGVFWIGYLFNFFFTFILYSLMAGRRWINLFACKMMIIDIICVIYFNGGADPYHMIWQFLILFFLVFAVIILCGIFLFPWLASRIFLTKTIKTLNRTNQFFRAVGYQMEVKLDMDKISPQSQRKKDKDNNNIGNHRKSKSFIHPIYSPQYVNSQQQQQQQQQQQQQQQQQQQQQQQQQQQNNNNNNNNNNNNNNNNNNNNNNNNNNNNNNGANNDNNMDINEDNNNNNNLSPTTFTNTSTINEEIGSNASSSPSQPPREQFQELNHINGGGIGCGIGGQTITSAFKIPTKEDLIAMEGKLGDQIFRLSIILGECKLERWNATLVSQYEILLALLEVSQKQLITIKLSIDEGFEIKTRQEMILPMIPFIDSIIEEVHLQISLLVDILSSNEKYDFENPSTNNNNNTIKEDIKSISYKRKILEMSFEETEELITSAKEFYKTCVREYQRSDRLLFHESEISKVHFFLIGIFSFATSQKRISEVVFSVKKYQRQDYIIIELLRYGVWFILTSFPLHIYKRVIKIKNLIKFELNERKQYKDYLKQQKEKEKGKGKEVEGQGAEEVKEEHINHSDIDINGEIKKPISTFVKFWKFTINWFWNVFFANKRWVFPFQVAVGVIAMIILFHYYDGRTYHSLKVNGMWTCITTVIVFSPSLGATATRAIHRMMGTIAGGFIGFLVSWLTSTMNNEGREVVLFICTFIWIFSISHIQQDPRYSYAGSVSGLTFIMVAYGQYLSKDYTVMYAVMRCLFITGGIIWVLILSLAIFPFFTFKSTTEKAFKSASSITNTFITILENSSISVYSFEQEKSQKEQERLQILQQQQQQQQQQQQQQQQQQQQQFELDEKEKLKPNLTSTTDILPLQMEEECQAIVGGSSPLQNGFDQQPKSPMITPSPSPSSSLPPTQMTTTTTTIKNSQQIRKISTSQIVPMKSLLSQTQTIVEVDPPIKVDPEQYKSQLVTSFRGIRVLNAQIFASLVDIKSEYFFKPYKVKNFFKVHKHLTNSNTRLSMAQTILSKPLSEKLLFEMVVVNPTLILIIQDLRKLNENYNNIINGKPIVHEIEPNVLNERVKELMEIIHSVRLSLLERKIIYELYPDMIQFGAFIFIIIDFLKYQIITYNHLLKLKSDKYHRTKNNDSLELKNVKK, from the exons atgaataatgaaaaatataattacaGTTTGGGAATTCATatatataatgaaaaaaagagCAAACGACGATGGTTTGgattaaaacaaaaagtaGCGTTAAAAGAGGCGGTGGGATGCATGCTAATGTCATCATTGGTGTTGTTTGTGAAGCTAGGGTCGGTGGATGTCAGTCTTTTGGTATTGGTGCCGGTGATATATGTAATGCTGGCATTCAACATCTCGTCATTGGCAGCACTGATAAGTGGCAGTGTTTTAGTTTGGGCAATTTCGATATCGTCATTATACATATAcattttacaattaattttagataaaAGTGGTGTATTCTGGATCGGTTATTTATTCAACTTTTTCTTCACATTCATTCTCTACTCGTTGATGGCAGGTCGTAGATGGATAAATTTATTCGCTTgcaaaatgatgataatcgATATCATTTGTGTCATCTATTTCAACGGTGGGGCAGATCCGTATCACATGATTTGGCAATTCCTCATACTGTTTTTCCTTGTGTTTGCAGTTATCATTCTTTGTGGTATTTTCCTCTTCCCATGGTTAGCATCACGTATTTTCCttacaaaaacaattaaaacattaaataGAACAAATCAATTCTTTAGAGCAGTCGGTTATCAAATGGAAGTTAAATTAGATATGGATAAAATTTCACCACAATCACAAcgtaaaaaagataaagataataataatattggtaatCATcgtaaatcaaaatcattcaTTCATCCAATTTATTCACCACAATATGTAAATagccaacaacaacaacaacaacaacaacaacaacaacaacaacaacaacaacaacaacaacaacaacaacagcaacaacaacaaaataataataataataataataataataataataataataataataataataataataataataataataataataataataataataatggtgcaaataatgataataatatggatattaatgaagataataataataataataatttatcaccaacaacatttacaaatacatcaacaattaatgaaGAAATTGGGTCAAatgcatcatcatcaccatcacaacCACCAAGGGAACAGTTTCAAGAATTGAATCAtattaatggtggtggtattggtTGTGGTATTGGTGGTCAAACTATTACATCAGCATTTAAAATACCAACAAAAGAGGATTTAATAGCTATGGAGGGTAAATTGGGTGATCAAATATTTAGATTATCAATTATACTTGGTGAATGTAAATTAGAGAGATGGAATGCAACATTAGTATCACAATATGAAATTCTATTGGCATTATTGGAGGTAtcacaaaaacaattaataactattaaattatcaattgatgaaggatttgaaattaaaactagACAAGAGATGATTTTACCAATGATTCCATTCATTGATTCAATCATTGAAGAAGTTCATTTACAAATTAGTTTATTAGTTGATATTTTATCTTCGAATGAAAAATATGATTTTGAGAATCCatcaaccaataataataataatacaataaaagaagatattaaatcaatttcatatAAACGTAAAATCTTAGAAATGTCATTTGAAGAAACTGAAGAATTAATTACTAGTGCAAAGgaattttataaaacttGTGTTAGGGAATATCAAAGATCAGAtagattattatttcatGAATCTGAAATCTCTAAAgttcatttctttttaattggtatttTCTCATTTGCAACAAGTCAAAAAAGAATATCTGAAGTTGTTTTCAGtgttaaaaaatatcaacgTCAAGATTATATCATCATTGAATTGTTACGTTATGGTGTTTGGTTCATTTTAACAAGTTTTCCATTACATATTTATAAACgtgttattaaaattaaaaatttaattaaatttgaattaaatgaaagaaaacaatataaagattatttaaaacaacaaaaagaaaaagaaaaaggaaAAGGAAAAGAAGTAGAGGGACAAGGAGCAGAAGAGGTAAAAGAGGAGCATATTAATCATAGTGATATTGATATAAATGGTGAgattaaaaaaccaatatcaacatttgtaaaattttggaaatttacaattaattggTTTTGGAATGTATTTTTTGCTAATAAAAGATGGGTATTTCCATTTCAAGTTGCAGTCGGTGTAATTGCtatgattattttatttcattattatgaTGGTAGAACTTATCATTCATTAAAAGTGAATGGTATGTGGACATGTATTACAACGGTAATTGTTTTCTCACCAAGTCTTGGTGCAACTGCAACAAGAGCAATTCATAGAATGATGGGTACGATTGCTGGCGGTTTCATAGGATTCTTGGTATCTTGGTTAACTAGCACAATGAATAATGAGGGTAGGGAAGTGGTTTTATTCATTTGTACGTTCATTTggatattttcaatatcacaTATTCAACAGGATCCACGTTATTCCTATGCTGGCTCTGTTTCAGGTTTAACTTTTATTATGGTTGCCTATGGTCAATATCTATCAAAAGATTATACAGTTATGTATGCTGTTATGAGATGTTTATTCATCACTGGTGGTATTATTTGGGTATTAATTCTATCATTAGCTATATTCCCTTTCTTCACTTTTAAATCTACTACTGAAAAAGCATTCAAATCAGCTTCATCCATAACAAATACTTTTATCACTATCCTTGAAAATAGTAGTATAAGTGTTTATTCATTTGAACAAGAAAAATCTCAAAAAGAACAAGAAAGATTACAaattttacaacaacaacaacaacaacaacaacaacaacaacaacaacaacaacaacaacaacaacaacagtttgaattggatgaaaaagaaaaattaaaaccaaacCTTACTTCCACTACTGACATTTTACCATTGCAAATGGAAGAAGAGTGTCAAGCTATTGTGGGTGGAAGTAGTCCATTACAAAATGGTTTTGATCAACAACCTAAATCCCCAATGATTACACCTTCACCATCcccttcatcatcattaccaccaacacaaatgacaacaacaacaacaacaattaaaaatagtcaACAAATAAGAAAGATTTCAACATCACAAATTGTACCAATGAAATCTTTATTATCACAAACTCAAACTATTGTTGAAGTTGATCCACCAATTAAGGTTGATCCAGAACAATATAAATCGCAATTAGTTACATCATTTAGAGGTATTCGTGTTTTAAATGCTCAAATCTTTGCTTCATTGGTTGATATTAAATCTGAATATTTCTTTAAACCttataaagttaaaaatttctttaaagtTCATAAACatttaacaaattcaaatacaaGATTAAGTATGGCTCAAACTATTTTAAGCAAACCATTAAG tgaaaaattattatttgaaatggtAGTTGTAAATCcaacattaattttaataattcaagaTTTAAggaaattaaatgaaaattataataatattattaatggtAAACCGATTGTTCATGAAATTGAACcaaatgttttaaatgaAAGAGTTAAAGAATTAATGGAAATAATTCATAGTGTTAGATTAAGTTTATTAGAGAGAAAAATAATCTATGAATTATATCCTGATATGATTCAATTTGGtgcttttatttttatcattatcgaTTTCCTCAAATATCAAATCATTACCTATAAtcatcttttgaaattaaaatctgaTAAATATCATAgaactaaaaataatgatagttTAGAgttaaaaaatgttaaaaaatag
- a CDS encoding DEAD/DEAH box helicase codes for MEDDDLFSVFDTKKTNKNKRTREATAAADEKENGKWIKPEESTTTTTTTTATTNKNEIESNKTLNPNVKPLGALPNNSKIESMDTFKNTVGSVDLMSLDEEIQRNKKQKGGNTKQAVADISFNAKQSDTTLDKLRENVEKKEREELSMIEQQKQQNIIPENRTATGGYITAAGTSKSCIHEVLLPPGEVNDDPNLYNPPEPIKPARTYPFKLDPFQATSIACIERNESVLVSAHTSAGKTVVAEYSIATALRDGQRVIYTSPIKALSNQKFRDLQETFQDVGLMTGDITINANASCLVMTTEILRSMLYRGSETMREVSWVIFDEIHYLRDKERGVVWEETIILLPDSVKFVFLSATIPNAREFAAWIAKIHKQPCHVVYTEYRPIPLQHYIFPSGGDGLHLVVDENGVFREENFLKSLSNLQQPEMGGQSGASRKRGGGNKGPSDCYKIVKMIMERNYQPVIIFSFSKKECETYALQMSKLDFNNDDEKNAVETIFNNAIDSLSESDKQLPAVINILPLLKRGIGIHHAGLLPILKEIIEILFQYGYIKALFATETFSIGLNMPAKTVIFTSVRKFDGEGMRWISGGEYIQMSGRAGRRGLDERGIVILMVDEKMEPAIAKGMVKGQADRLTSSFWIGYSMLLNMLRVEDIDPENLLKRSFHQYQQESFIPQLVDKCDQMEQEKKEIIIRDETSVTEYSSIKAQLAKLREAMRDFINQPTYVQPFLTAGRIVRIREGSTDWGYGVILNFSKRPIKSSGSGVSDKSFEVIADILLECAISSDPTSNGGYIGTPKPCVPGEVGEGQIIPVSIKLFDGITSVCLYVKKEQPTQEFKTHLFKTLKETENRFKKDGGIPLIDPIEDMKIKDPNFKKLIKKIETLESRFSSTACFNDTDIEERCNLLEKKNEITKEIKQLQKQIKSGDEVILKDDLRSMKRILTRLGYITDDGVVALKGRVACEISAGDELVISELLFAGLFNDLSVEQCVAVFSCFVFQNEGSANNDVNNPKIKPDLVPLYRVIRDTASKVVTVSQECKLTSVDEKTYLASFNPNFMDVTFAWASGASFADIVKMTDTFEGNLIRGIRRLDELIRQMVIASKSIGNTELEAKFSEATVKIKRDIPFAGSLYL; via the exons atggaagacgatgatttattttcagtttttgatacaaagaaaacaaataaaaataaaagaacaAGAGAAGCAACTGCTGCAGCAGATGAAAAAga aaATGGTAAATGGATAAAACCAGaagaatcaacaacaacaactacaactacaacagcaacaacaaataaaaatgaaattgaaagtaataaaactttaaatccAAATGTTAAACCATTAGGAGCAttaccaaataattcaaagaTTGAATCAATGGATACATTTAAGAATACAGTAGGATCAGTTGATTTAATGTCATTAGATGAAGAGATTCAAAGAAATAAGAAACAAAAAGGTGGTAATACTAAACAAGCAGTAGCAGATATTAGTTTCAATGCAAAACAATCTGATACTACATTGGATAAACTTAGAGAGAATGTTGAAAAGAAAGAGAGAGAGGAGTTATCAATGATTGagcaacaaaaacaacaaaatataatACCAGAGAATAGAACAGCAACAGGTGGATATATTACAGCGGCAGGTACATCTAAATCGTGTATACACGAGGTACTATTGCCACCTGGCGAGGTTAATGACGACCCAAATCTATATAACCCACCAGAACCAATCAAACCAGCACGTACATATCCATTTAAATTGGATCCATTTCAAGCGACATCGATTGCATGCATAGAGAGAAATGAGTCGGTTTTAGTATCAGCACATACATCAGCAGGTAAGACTGTGGTTGCAGAGTATTCCATCGCCACCGCATTGCGTGATGGTCAACGTGTTATCTATACATCACCCATTAAAGCATTGTCAAATCAAAAGTTTCGTGATCTTCAAGAGACCTTTCAAGATGTTGGTTTGATGACTGGTGATATCACGATCAATGCAAATGCATCATGTTTGGTTATGACCACAGAGATTTTACGTTCAATGCTTTATCGTGGCTCTGAAACCATGAGAGAAGTTTCATGGGTAATTTTCGATGAGATTCATTATCTTCGTGATAAAGAGAGAGGTGTAGTTTGGGAGGAGACAATCATTCTCTTACCAGATTCAGTTAAATTTGTTTTCCTCTCTGCAACCATTCCAAATGCAAGAGAGTTTGCTGCATGGATTGCAAAGATTCATAAACAACCATGTCATGTTGTCTACACTGAATACCGTCCAATTCCATTACAACATTATATTTTCCCATCtggtggtgatggtttaCATTTGGTAGTCGATGAAAATGGTGTTTTCAGAGAAGAGAATTtcttaaaatcattatcaaatctACAACAACCAGAAATGGGAGGTCAAAGTGGTGCCTCGAGAAAGAGGGGTGGCGGCAATAAAGGTCCATCGGATTGTTATAAAATCGTAAAGATGATTATGGAGAGAAATTATCAACCAGTTATTATTTTCAGTTTTTCAAAGAAAGAATGTGAAACCTATGCTTTACAAATGTCAAAATTGGATttcaataatgatgatgaaaagaaTGCAGTGGAAACCATCTTTAATAATGCAATCGATTCCCTTTCTGAAAGTGATAAACAATTACCAGCAGTCATTAACATTTTACCCTTATTAAAACGTGGTATTGGTATACATCATGCTGGTCTTTTACCAATCCTAAAGGAGATCATTGAAATTCTCTTCCAATATGGTTATATCAAGGCATTGTTTGCAACTGAAACTTTCTCCATTGGTTTGAATATGCCTGCTAAAACTGTAATTTTCACATCGGTTAGAAAGTTTGATGGTGAGGGTATGAGATGGATTAGTGGTGGTGAATACATTCAAATGAGTGGTAGAGCAGGTCGTAGAGGTCTCGATGAAAGAGGTATAGTAATTTTAATGGTTGATGAAAAGATGGAACCTGCCATTGCAAAGGGTATGGTAAAAGGTCAAGCAGATCGTTTAACAAGTAGTTTTTGGATTGGTTATAGTATGCTTTTGAATATGCTACGTGTCGAAGATATAGATCCagagaatttattaaaacgTTCATTccatcaatatcaacaagAATCATTCATACCACAATTGGTTGATAAATGTGATCAAATGGAACAAGAGAAAAAAGAGATTATAATTCGTGATGAAACATCAGTTACAGAGTATTCCTCAATTAAAGCACAATTAGCTAAATTACGTGAAGCAATGCGTGATTTCATTAATCAACCAACCTATGTTCAGCCATTCCTTACAGCTGGTAGAATCGTACGTATTAGAGAAGGTTCAACCGATTGGGGATATggtgtaattttaaatttctcaAAGAGACCAATTAAATCAAGTGGTAGTGGTGTCTCTGATAAAAGTTTTGAAGTTATTGCAGATATTCTATTGGAATGTGCAATCTCTTCAGATCCAACATCAAATGGTGGTTACATTGGTACACCAAAACCATGTGTCCCTGGCGAAGTAGGTGAAGGTCAAATCATACCAGTATCAATTAAACTTTTCGATGGTATCACCTCTGTTTGTCTTTACGTTAAAAAAGAACAACCAACACAAGAATTTAAAActcatttatttaaaaccCTCAAAGAAACTgaaaatagatttaaaaaagatggtGGTATACCATTGATCGATCCAATCGAGGAtatgaaaattaaagatccaaactttaaaaagttaatcAAGAAAATTGAAACCTTGGAAAGTAGATTCTCATCAACTGCTTGTTTCAATGATACAGATATCGAAGAACGTTGTAACCTTTTGGAGAAGAAGAATGAAATCACCAAAGAGattaaacaattacaaaaacaaattaaaagtGGTGATGAAGTCATTCTAAAGGATGACCTTCGTTCAATGAAACGTATTTTAACCCGTTTAGGTTATATAACAGACGATGGTGTCGTTGCCTTGAAAGGTCGTGTTGCCTGCGAAATTAGTGCAGGTGATGAATTGGTAATTAGTGAACTTTTATTCGCTGGTTTATTCAATGATTTATCAGTTGAACAATGTGTTGCCGTTTTCAGTTGTTTCGTATTCCAAAATGAAGGTTCCGCCAATAACGATGTCAAtaatccaaaaataaaaccagATTTGGTACCTTTATATCGTGTCATTAGAGATACCGCTTCAAAAGTTGTAACAGTATCTCAAGAATGTAAATTAACCTCAGTCGATGAGAAAACCTATTTGGCTTCTTTTAATCCAAACTTTATGGATGTAACATTTGCTTGGGCAAGTGGCGCCTCTTTTGCTGATATCGTTAAAATGACCGATACCTTTGAAGGTAATCTCATTCGTGGTATTCGTAGATTAGATGAACTCATTAGACAAATGGTAATTgcttcaaaatcaattggtaATACTGAATTAGAAGCTAAATTCTCTGAAGCAAccgttaaaattaaaagagataTTCCATTTGCTGgttctttatatttatag
- the cad2 gene encoding hypothetical protein produces the protein MSTLGDKESIIFKEKSFGGEKWSLQNGSRYGNQAGALRSLKVGKFCKVNIWDKNGTMQTFLGGEYPDITDKLPNVDIVQAIDVQFKYSVDIRFKHNVQGRDPNDFKLTVIPYQLNGVEIVSGGDYSGVQIPELNPPDSEIVCQISIREIKWPGQVFANGSIYFKYTPSNNTVSYRKTEGWPTNCEIVQDDVSGFTITLKSI, from the exons atgtctACACTTGGTGATAAGGAGagtataatttttaaagaaaagagCTTTGGAGGTGAGAAATGGTCTTTACAAAATGGAAGTAGATACGGAAACCAAGCTGGCGCTTTAAGATCTCTCAAGGTTGGAAAATTCTGCAAAGTTAATATTTGGGATAAAAATGGAACAATGCAAACATTCCTTGGTGGTGAATATCCAGATATTACTGATAAATTACCTAATGTTGATATTGTCCAAGC aATTGATGTTCAATTCAAATACTCTGTTGATATTAGATTTAAACACAATGTACAAGGTAGAGATCCAAACGATTTCAAACTTACTGTTATTCCATACCAATTAAATGGTGTTGAAATTGTTAGTGGCGGAGATTACTCTGGTGTTCAAATCCCAGAATTAAATCCACCAGATTCTGAAATTG TATGCCAAATTTCAATTCGTGAAATAAAATGGCCTGGTCAAGTCTTTGCTAATGGaagtatttattttaaatacacCCCATCAAACAATACCGTATCATACAGAAAAACTGAAGGATGGCCAACAAACTGTGAAATTGTACAAGATGATGTATCCGGTTTTACTATCACTCTCAAaagtatttaa
- the lsm6 gene encoding LSM domain-containing protein (Similar to like-Sm), whose product MTTTTTTSNTSNNSNAQFNFFKMCIGRPVVVKLNNGVEYRGILEVVDGNMNIVMEQTEEYLNGQLKTKYGDCFLRGNNVLYISAQPRK is encoded by the exons atgaccactaccaccacaaccagTAATACATCAAACAATAGTAATGCAcaatttaacttttttaaaatgtgtATTGGAAGACCAGTCGTTGTTAAATTAAACAATGGTGTTGAATATAGGGGTATTTTAGAAGTAGTAGATGGTAATATGAACATTGTAATGGAGCAAACTGAGGAATATCTTAATGGGcaattaaaaactaaatatgGTGATTGCTTTTTAAGAGGAAATAATG TATTATATATTTCAGCTCAAccaagaaaataa